TGGCTCTCGTGCAGACCGGTCGGCCGACGTTCGTCGAGAAGGGCAACCCGGCCCCGGAGGATCTGGCCGAGGCGGCGCGCGGGCTCAAACTCGCCCACGAGGCGCTCGGGTCGGGCAAGTACCGGCTCGTCATCCTGGACGAGATCAACGTCGCCATAGACTACGGCCTGCTGAAACTCGAGGATGGGCTGGCCCTGATCGACGCCTGCCCGGATGAGGTGGAACTCGTGTTTACCGGCCGCGGCGCGAAGCGCGCGGTACTGGAGCGCGCCGATCTGGTTAGCGAAGTCCGGGAAGTGAAGCACCCGTATCAGAAGGGATTCGTCAATCGGGTCGGGATCGACTACTAGCGAGCTGCTCCGCGCTTTTCGCACCGGCAGCAAGCGAGCCTGCGCGCGACTGATGAGCATCGTTGAGGACGAGCCGGACGTCGCCACCACGGTCCTTGATGAGCTCTACCCGTTGATGGGCAGGTCTTTCCGCGTCGGCATCACCGGTCCGCCCGGTGCCGGCAAGAGCACGCTGGTCGAGAAGCTGGGACGCGAGTGCCGGAGCCGCGGCCGGACCGTGGGGATCGTGGCGGTCGACCCGACCTCGCCGTTTTCCGGCGGGGCACTGCTGGGAGACCGCGTAAGGATGCCGTCGCTTTTCACCGACCCGGGCGTGTTCATACGTTCCATGGCCACGCGGGGCGGGGTTGGTGGCCTGGCTTCCCGTACCAAGGAGGTCTGTGACGTGCTGGATGCGTTCGGCCGGGACTGCATCATCATCGAGACGGTCGGCGTGGGGCAGGTCGAGCTCGACATTGCCGGCGCCGCCCATTCGACCGTTGTGGTGCTGGTACCGGAGTCGGGAGACGGAATCCAGA
This genomic window from candidate division WOR-3 bacterium contains:
- a CDS encoding cob(I)yrinic acid a,c-diamide adenosyltransferase, which encodes MLEVYTGDGKGKTTAALGLALRATGHGWSVLIIQFMKGSPEYGEVTAARGVKGLALVQTGRPTFVEKGNPAPEDLAEAARGLKLAHEALGSGKYRLVILDEINVAIDYGLLKLEDGLALIDACPDEVELVFTGRGAKRAVLERADLVSEVREVKHPYQKGFVNRVGIDY